A DNA window from Sporomusaceae bacterium FL31 contains the following coding sequences:
- a CDS encoding diguanylate phosphodiesterase codes for MQLFVARQPIFNTSRKVIAYELLFRHENQQVYDGDDGDKATEEVIVNSFLAIGLDVLTGGKPAFINFTDNGLKSGIAELLPPNLLAVEILETVEPEEAVLAACKNLKQQGYSLVLDDFVFRPGYEPLIELASIIKVDFLITPAGERAKVLQQFGGRSDLKFLAEKVETEQDFQEAVRVGYSYFQGYFFSKPVIIARKSIPFARLSAFQLLKAVNTPALDLSQVEAIIREEVAFSYQLFKYINSSAFGFRQEINSIRQALVLLGQRELKKWSSLIALRNMGQEKPPELLVASLLRAHFSELIAQQLKLGSMASDAFLTGLLSLMDAVLDQPMAEIITELPLQKEIKAALMGNSNVYRDILNLCMAYERAEWDEIFRWADKLKLDESELPGLILSALTAVGSAEI; via the coding sequence ATGCAGCTATTTGTTGCAAGACAACCAATTTTTAACACCTCTCGAAAAGTGATCGCTTATGAATTATTGTTTAGGCATGAGAACCAGCAGGTTTATGACGGTGATGATGGTGACAAAGCCACAGAAGAAGTTATTGTTAATAGTTTTCTTGCCATTGGACTGGATGTATTGACCGGCGGCAAGCCTGCTTTTATCAATTTTACTGATAATGGGCTGAAAAGTGGTATCGCAGAGCTGCTGCCACCAAATTTGTTGGCAGTTGAAATCTTGGAAACCGTTGAGCCAGAAGAGGCTGTACTGGCAGCTTGTAAGAACCTTAAACAACAAGGCTATAGCTTAGTCCTGGATGATTTTGTTTTTCGGCCTGGTTACGAGCCTCTGATTGAGTTAGCGAGTATCATTAAGGTTGATTTTCTGATTACGCCTGCAGGCGAACGAGCAAAGGTACTCCAGCAATTTGGCGGACGCTCAGATTTAAAATTTTTAGCAGAAAAAGTTGAGACTGAACAAGATTTCCAAGAGGCAGTTCGTGTTGGCTATAGCTATTTTCAAGGCTATTTTTTCAGCAAGCCGGTGATTATTGCTCGCAAAAGTATTCCTTTTGCCAGATTGTCAGCTTTTCAGCTATTGAAAGCTGTTAATACCCCTGCTTTGGATTTAAGTCAGGTAGAGGCCATTATTCGGGAAGAAGTAGCCTTTTCCTATCAGCTCTTTAAATACATTAATTCATCGGCTTTTGGCTTCCGGCAGGAGATTAACTCAATCAGACAGGCCTTGGTTCTGCTTGGACAACGCGAGCTGAAGAAATGGTCGTCGCTGATTGCTTTACGTAATATGGGACAAGAAAAGCCTCCTGAATTGTTAGTTGCCAGTTTGCTGCGAGCTCACTTTAGCGAACTGATTGCCCAGCAGCTTAAACTGGGTTCAATGGCGTCTGATGCTTTCTTGACTGGGCTGCTATCGCTGATGGACGCCGTTTTGGATCAGCCAATGGCTGAAATTATCACAGAGTTGCCATTGCAAAAAGAAATCAAAGCAGCACTTATGGGAAATAGCAATGTTTATCGTGACATACTTAATCTTTGTATGGCCTACGAACGTGCTGAGTGGGATGAGATTTTTCGTTGGGCAGACAAATTAAAACTTGATGAATCGGAGCTGCCAGGTTTGATTTTAAGTGCTTTGACTGCCGTCGGAAGTGCCGAGATTTAA
- the mcpA_3 gene encoding methyl-accepting chemotaxis protein — protein MIQFKGFKSLLSKMTVIFVIMTVLPAVIIGIVANHKANALLDNSIQNTQAGKALLVASRLDQYLLDGKASINALAKNPFVFQPGSQEQTMVMKSFYEGNGMFELVFCVNPQGVIQTSWPPTNFGGKTDFTDRQWFKDVAKAKEAIMSDTYVSAFTKQATAPIVAPIIDTHGQLVGYIGGNIKLDNVTALAKQLNEGNTGKAIILDKKMFYLTDSRDDEKAKTHELYSDPQIMNIIQSQAATVATIDTNLVSYAPIGETGWSVVKLQQAAETMESADDLRNLILGVIVVSALLIAVIGFSYVRRICQPVTDITAVAEQIAQGQLVKPVIHYSGEDELQRLIAAFGTMTDTLDSLLRKTSQSAALVASSTELLAANAEQSAQASSQIATAINSVSEGSERQMTSVGNTVATVAEMSKELSIVTANIHSVTAKFQQTTQAASEGNSEMLATIDQMKKVEITVSDLSQIITKLGSQSQTIEQISSTIAGIADQTNLLALNAAIEAARAGEQGRGFAVVAEEVRKLAEQSGESAQQIAELIHSIQMDTHQAITAMSEGNQQVRLGSDRVNATGKAFNYILELIDLAAAEITHVANSMRQIEAKDHEIVTAVKQIEEISKENGVHTQSVSAATEEQTAAMQEIAFSSKQLETSVEELGQIVNQFKL, from the coding sequence TTTACTGGACGGGAAGGCAAGTATTAATGCTTTAGCAAAAAATCCTTTTGTTTTTCAACCTGGTTCTCAGGAGCAAACAATGGTGATGAAGTCATTCTATGAAGGGAATGGGATGTTTGAACTGGTATTTTGTGTTAATCCACAAGGGGTCATTCAGACGTCCTGGCCGCCAACAAATTTTGGCGGCAAAACTGACTTTACTGATCGTCAGTGGTTTAAAGATGTTGCTAAAGCTAAGGAAGCCATTATGTCCGATACTTATGTATCAGCTTTTACCAAACAAGCTACGGCACCGATTGTGGCTCCAATTATAGATACACATGGTCAGCTAGTAGGCTACATTGGGGGGAATATTAAGCTTGACAATGTTACCGCACTAGCAAAACAGTTGAATGAGGGAAATACCGGAAAAGCGATTATTTTGGATAAAAAGATGTTTTATCTAACTGACAGCCGGGATGATGAAAAAGCTAAAACTCATGAATTATATAGTGACCCTCAAATAATGAACATCATTCAATCGCAAGCTGCCACGGTTGCAACCATTGATACAAATCTGGTGAGTTATGCGCCTATTGGTGAGACTGGTTGGTCGGTAGTGAAGTTGCAGCAAGCCGCTGAAACGATGGAAAGCGCTGACGATCTCCGGAATCTCATCCTTGGTGTTATTGTCGTTTCGGCGCTGCTGATTGCCGTCATCGGGTTTTCTTATGTAAGGCGTATTTGTCAGCCAGTAACTGATATTACTGCAGTCGCAGAACAAATTGCTCAGGGGCAGCTAGTCAAACCAGTTATTCATTATAGCGGTGAGGATGAATTGCAGCGCCTTATTGCCGCATTCGGTACGATGACGGATACGTTAGATTCCTTACTTCGCAAAACTAGCCAGTCGGCTGCGCTTGTTGCTTCTTCAACGGAATTATTGGCTGCCAATGCTGAGCAGTCAGCGCAAGCATCCAGTCAAATTGCGACTGCCATCAACAGTGTGTCAGAAGGCTCAGAACGACAGATGACTTCGGTGGGAAATACAGTTGCAACAGTTGCTGAAATGTCTAAGGAGTTATCAATTGTGACTGCTAATATTCATTCGGTAACAGCCAAATTTCAACAGACAACCCAAGCCGCAAGTGAGGGCAATAGCGAAATGCTGGCCACTATTGATCAGATGAAAAAAGTAGAAATTACGGTTTCAGATTTGTCTCAGATTATTACGAAACTAGGCAGTCAGTCTCAAACCATCGAACAAATTAGCAGTACCATTGCGGGTATTGCCGATCAAACCAATCTTTTAGCTTTAAATGCCGCTATTGAAGCCGCTCGTGCCGGTGAACAAGGACGTGGATTTGCTGTGGTTGCAGAAGAAGTAAGAAAACTTGCTGAACAATCAGGTGAGTCAGCGCAGCAAATTGCTGAATTAATTCACAGCATTCAAATGGATACACACCAGGCGATAACAGCTATGTCTGAGGGCAACCAGCAGGTAAGGCTGGGCTCTGATCGAGTGAATGCAACGGGTAAAGCCTTTAACTACATCCTAGAGTTAATTGATTTGGCAGCAGCAGAAATTACCCATGTTGCAAACTCCATGCGGCAAATTGAAGCAAAAGATCACGAGATTGTTACCGCTGTTAAGCAAATTGAAGAAATCAGCAAAGAAAATGGCGTTCATACGCAATCCGTTTCTGCGGCTACTGAAGAACAAACAGCAGCTATGCAGGAAATTGCGTTCTCCAGTAAACAATTAGAAACCTCAGTTGAAGAGTTAGGTCAAATCGTAAATCAATTTAAACTATAG